The genomic DNA TTGCGGCGGCTTGGGCATCTTTTCGATTTCGACGAAGCACATGCGGCAGGCGCCCAGCGGCGGCATCTTCGGATGATAACAATAAATGGGAATCTCTATACCGGCCTGCTTTGCCGCCGCCCAGACAAGCGTTCCTGGTGGAACCGCGACAGGAATATCGTCGATAGTGAGATGTATTAGTTCGTCTTGTTTCTCTTCTGCCATAGCTTTTTTACCGTATTCTCAGGATCGGGCCAGGATTCTTCGCTGCGCTCAGAATGACAAGCCCGTATTTCTCAGGTATGGGCCAGGATTCTTCGCTGCGCTCAGAATGACAAGTTCCAGGGCTTGTCATTCTGAGCGCAGCGAAGAATCTGCACTCTACCGGTCGCCCTCCAATTGTTTATCTAGCTCCTGCCTGCAGGGATTGGGCCTCTACCTCCGGTTCCACATCGAACTGGCGGCTGCCAACCATGCAACGTTTATGCGTGATGTGATGCTCATACTCCTCACGGAAGAGCTTGATGCTGCTCGTAATGGAACTGGTGGCCGCGTCGCCCAGGGGGCAGAACGACTTGCCGCTGATGTTATCGCAGATATCCAGCAGCAGGTCGATATCGCGCTCCCTACCGTCGCCATGCTCGATGCGATGCAGGATTTCGGTCAGCCAGTAGGTTCCCTCGCGACAGGGGGTGCATTTACCGCAGGATTCGTCGCGGTAGAATTCCGTCATGCGCAACACGGCGTCTACGATGCAGGTATCCTCGTTCATGACGATCACGCCGCCTGAGCCGAGCATCGAACCGGCGGCGGCAATGGCCTCAAAGTCGAGCGGCGTGTCGATCTTGTCCGCGCCCAATATGAATGTGGACGAGCCGCCCGGAATGATGGCCTTGAGCTGCTTATCGTCAAGGATGCCGCCGCCATATTGCTCGTCGTAAATCAGCGTGCGCAAGGGCGTTCCCAGCGGCAATTCATAGTTGCCGGGCTTTTTCACGTGCCCGCTGAGACAGAAGACGCGCGTGCCCTTGCTTTTCTCGGTGCCGAACGAGGCATACCAGTCGGCCCCGTTTTTGATGATGGCGGGGATGGTCGAAAGCGTCTCGGC from Ktedonobacteraceae bacterium includes the following:
- the nuoF gene encoding NADH-quinone oxidoreductase subunit NuoF, with protein sequence MPELIVTKDIDAPGLDTLEGYRQHGGYEALAKALQSQPDDLVEMVKKSGLRGRGGAGFPTGMKWSFLAKNDKTRYLCCNADESEPGTFKDRMLMEKNPHQLVEGVIITSYACRVSVAFIYVRGELELAGDQVERAVAEAYAAGYIGKDILGSGYNLDVIVHRGAGAYICGEESALMESLEGRRGYPRLKPPFPAAIGLYGGPTVINNAETLSTIPAIIKNGADWYASFGTEKSKGTRVFCLSGHVKKPGNYELPLGTPLRTLIYDEQYGGGILDDKQLKAIIPGGSSTFILGADKIDTPLDFEAIAAAGSMLGSGGVIVMNEDTCIVDAVLRMTEFYRDESCGKCTPCREGTYWLTEILHRIEHGDGRERDIDLLLDICDNISGKSFCPLGDAATSSITSSIKLFREEYEHHITHKRCMVGSRQFDVEPEVEAQSLQAGAR